The Triticum dicoccoides isolate Atlit2015 ecotype Zavitan chromosome 6A, WEW_v2.0, whole genome shotgun sequence genome has a window encoding:
- the LOC119318617 gene encoding aquaporin PIP1-5-like, with amino-acid sequence MEGKEEDVRLGANRYSEHQPIGTAAQGGGADEKDYKEPPPAPFFEAGELTSWSFYRAGIAEFLATFLFLYISVLTVMGVVGNPSGSKCGTVGIQGIAWSFGGMIFVLVYCTAGISGGHINPAVTFGLFLARKLSLTRAVFYIVMQCLGAICGAGVVKGFQTTLYQGNGGGANSVAPGYTKGDGLGAEIVGTFVLVYTVFSATDAKRSARDSHVPILAPLPIGFAVFLVHLATIPITGTGINPARSLGAAIIYNKKQAWDDHWIFWVGPFIGAALAAIYHVVVIRAIPFKSRD; translated from the exons ATGGAGGGCAAGGAGGAGGACGTGCGGCTGGGCGCGAACCGCTACTCGGAGCACCAGCCCATCGGCacggcggcgcagggcggcggcgcggacgagaAGGACTACAAGGAGCCGCCCCCGGCCCCCTTCTTCGAGGCCGGGGAGCTCACCTCCTGGTCCTTCTACCGGGCCGGCATCGCCGAGTTCCTGGCCACCTTCCTCTTCCTCTACATCTCGGTGCTCACCGTGATGGGCGTGGTGGGCAACCCGTCGGGGTCCAAGTGCGGCACCGTTGGCATCCAGGGCATCGCGTGGAGCTTCGGCGGCATGATCTTCGTGCTCGTCTACTGCACCGCCGGCATCTCCGGCGGCCACATCAACCCCGCGGTCACCTTCGGGCTGTTTTTGGCAAGGAAGCTGTCGCTCACCAGGGCCGTCTTCTACATCGTGATGCAGTGCCTGGGGGCCATATGCGGCGCCGGCGTGGTGAAGGGGTTCCAGACCACGCTGTACCAGGGCAACGGCGGCGGCGCCAACTCCGTCGCGCCCGGGTACACCAAGGGGGACGGGCTTGGCGCGGAGATCGTCGGCACGTTCGTGCTGGTGTACACCGTCTTCTCCGCCACCGACGCCAAGCGCAGCGCCAGAGACTCCCACGTCCCC ATTTTGGCGCCGCTTCCGATCGGGTTCGCGGTGTTCCTGGTGCACCTGGCGACGATCCCCATCACGGGGACCGGCATCAACCCGGCGAGGTCCCTCGGCGCCGCCATCATCTACAACAAGAAGCAGGCGTGGGACGACCAC TGGATCTTCTGGGTTGGTCCGTTCATCGGCGCGGCGCTGGCGGCCATCTACCACGTGGTGGTGATCAGGGCCATCCCCTTCAAGAGCCGCGACTAG